From Chloroflexota bacterium, a single genomic window includes:
- a CDS encoding ABC transporter substrate-binding protein, giving the protein MLPNLSLTEIARGHKMQRPHRLRLMDTYRNLFYTPIYSAVAGGFLYEEGLDVLFGTVPADRAPFDMLRQGEADIIQTGISRSLMALDDGEDDAPLHIAEINRGDGFFLVSRTPTTTWQWSELEGARVIPIGFTPVPLTSLTAALRKRGMNIDSITMLTGLSADDALAAFRNGDADYIHMPNPQAQTLVEEGAGYLAASLGSEHGYLCYSSFAAMPAFIEAQPDVVHRFVRGFYKAQRWLASADAAAVAERVKPFFPDATDSVLQASIAQYKALGTWADTPEIGVDGYDAMRQVLIDGGLVRGRHPYERLVRPKFAARAMAGSE; this is encoded by the coding sequence ATGCTACCTAATTTATCCTTAACCGAAATAGCGAGAGGACACAAAATGCAGCGCCCCCACCGCCTGCGGTTGATGGACACTTACCGCAATCTGTTTTACACGCCAATCTACTCTGCGGTTGCGGGTGGGTTTTTGTATGAGGAAGGACTTGATGTGCTGTTTGGCACGGTACCTGCCGACCGCGCGCCGTTCGATATGTTGCGTCAGGGTGAGGCGGATATTATTCAGACTGGCATAAGCCGCAGCCTGATGGCGCTCGACGATGGCGAGGATGACGCGCCTCTGCACATCGCGGAGATTAACCGTGGCGATGGCTTTTTTCTCGTCAGTAGGACTCCAACGACTACTTGGCAATGGAGCGAACTCGAAGGCGCACGCGTCATACCTATCGGCTTTACGCCAGTGCCGCTAACTTCGCTGACCGCGGCGCTTCGCAAGCGTGGCATGAACATCGACAGCATCACAATGCTCACGGGCTTGTCCGCCGACGACGCGCTCGCCGCATTCCGCAACGGCGATGCCGACTACATACACATGCCAAATCCGCAAGCGCAGACGCTCGTCGAAGAAGGGGCAGGCTATCTCGCCGCTTCGCTAGGCAGCGAGCACGGATATTTGTGCTACAGCTCGTTCGCCGCAATGCCTGCGTTTATCGAAGCGCAGCCCGATGTCGTGCATCGTTTCGTGCGCGGATTCTACAAGGCGCAACGGTGGCTTGCATCCGCAGATGCCGCAGCCGTTGCAGAGCGAGTCAAGCCATTCTTCCCGGACGCTACGGACTCGGTGCTGCAGGCGAGCATCGCGCAGTACAAGGCGCTAGGCACATGGGCGGATACGCCGGAAATAGGCGTTGACGGGTACGACGCTATGCGGCAGGTGCTCATCGACGGCGGTCTTGTGCGCGGGCGACATCCGTATGAGCGGCTGGTGCGGCCCAAATTTGCGGCGCGAGCGATGGCGGGGTCGGAATGA
- a CDS encoding insulinase family protein, with translation MMLEWSGLLTAQSHYRHYITSTGERLMVSISYDKFTLPNGLDVILHEDHSMPVAAVNIWYHVGSKNEEPGRTGFAHLFEHLMFEGSKHHKGSFFDPLQKVGANLNGSTSTDRTNYWENVPSNYLELALWLESDRMGYLLDAVDQKAFDIQRDVVKNERRQSYENRPYGMAYLELQPTVFPTPHPYNWPTIGSQEDLDASALEDVQNFFRKFYAPSNASIAIAGDIDMDSTRRLVERYFGDLPPGSPINRIRRMDSELKGTASLVLRDRVQLPRLYLVWPTGAAFDDEQPALEVLSAVLGDGKSSRLYRNLVIERQIARDVAVFHYGQEIAGEFFIQVTANAGKSLEEVEDIVQRELDGLRESGPTEHELQRAKNRIESQHVRQLERVGGFGGRADQLNFYNTYTGDPSGINTDLDRYLAVSADDVRRAAKTALGSNMVRLAVLPEEQLSPATDTLDRTTMPDAAASPSFSPPVPTHDTLSNGMRVVIMEKPGMPIVAQGLLLRAGGITDPADKPGVASLTATMLAEGTKTRSSQQISDEMEFLGAQLRASVSREFATLAVETLTSHWQHALEIMADVTQNATFPQQEFERVRSERLTDLSRISDSAQAIAGRASQAILFGAGTRYGHPMSGNEAAVKSVSRDDLMAHHGAHFGPDGATLILVGDIRHDEALEQAESAFGAWKAGSASDSDSGSDEQPADGTTTIYLADKPGAPQSVIRAGYLTIPRHHPDYLALNLLNYILGGQFSARLNMNLRQDKGYSYGYMSSIDWLTRASALAAGGSVQTEVTKESVAETIKEFNEIRSARPVTQEEFDDAVGGILRGLPSQFETHGQMLSQLVRLVAFDLPDDYFSTYGDAVSKLTLADIHRVAETHIKSGALKIVVAGDAATVEPALRELGLPIVHIGYEGAEIG, from the coding sequence ATGATGCTTGAATGGTCGGGGTTGTTAACGGCACAGAGTCATTATCGGCATTACATTACTAGCACCGGAGAGCGCTTAATGGTATCCATCTCTTACGACAAGTTCACCCTGCCAAATGGCTTGGATGTCATCCTGCACGAGGACCATTCTATGCCTGTCGCCGCAGTTAATATCTGGTATCACGTCGGCTCGAAGAACGAAGAGCCGGGACGCACGGGCTTCGCGCACCTCTTCGAGCATCTGATGTTCGAGGGGTCGAAGCACCACAAGGGCAGTTTCTTCGACCCGCTGCAAAAGGTGGGCGCGAACCTCAACGGCTCGACCTCGACGGACAGAACGAACTACTGGGAGAATGTGCCGTCCAACTATCTCGAACTCGCGCTGTGGCTTGAATCGGACAGGATGGGCTATCTGCTGGACGCGGTGGACCAGAAGGCGTTCGACATACAGCGCGATGTGGTGAAGAACGAGCGCCGGCAGAGCTACGAAAACCGCCCCTACGGCATGGCGTACCTGGAGTTGCAGCCGACAGTCTTCCCTACGCCACACCCGTATAACTGGCCAACCATCGGCTCGCAGGAAGACTTAGACGCCTCCGCATTGGAAGATGTGCAGAACTTCTTCCGAAAGTTCTACGCGCCGTCGAACGCCAGCATCGCAATCGCCGGCGACATCGATATGGACAGCACGCGACGCCTTGTCGAGCGCTACTTCGGCGACCTTCCGCCGGGTTCACCCATCAATCGCATACGGCGCATGGACTCGGAGCTGAAAGGCACGGCGTCGCTCGTTCTGCGCGACCGCGTACAGCTGCCGAGACTCTACCTTGTCTGGCCCACGGGCGCAGCGTTCGATGACGAACAACCGGCTCTCGAAGTGCTTTCCGCCGTTCTAGGCGATGGCAAGAGCAGCAGGTTGTATCGCAATCTAGTAATTGAACGGCAGATTGCGCGCGATGTCGCCGTCTTCCACTATGGACAGGAAATCGCCGGCGAGTTCTTCATTCAAGTTACGGCGAACGCGGGTAAGAGCCTCGAAGAAGTAGAAGATATTGTGCAGCGCGAACTAGACGGCTTGCGCGAATCCGGTCCAACCGAGCACGAGTTACAGCGCGCGAAGAACCGCATCGAAAGCCAGCATGTGCGGCAATTGGAGCGCGTGGGCGGCTTCGGCGGCAGAGCGGACCAGCTCAACTTCTACAACACCTATACCGGCGACCCGTCGGGCATCAACACCGACTTGGACCGCTATCTCGCGGTCAGCGCGGACGATGTGCGCCGTGCCGCGAAGACTGCACTCGGCTCGAATATGGTGCGACTCGCCGTGCTGCCGGAAGAGCAATTGTCCCCGGCGACCGATACGCTTGACCGCACAACGATGCCGGACGCCGCAGCGTCGCCGAGCTTCAGCCCGCCCGTGCCAACGCACGACACGCTGTCGAACGGCATGCGCGTGGTCATCATGGAAAAGCCGGGAATGCCCATCGTGGCACAAGGGTTGCTGCTTCGCGCGGGCGGCATAACCGATCCTGCGGACAAGCCCGGCGTGGCGAGTCTGACGGCAACGATGCTCGCGGAAGGCACAAAGACACGCAGCAGCCAGCAGATTTCGGACGAGATGGAGTTTCTCGGCGCACAACTGCGGGCAAGCGTATCGCGCGAGTTCGCCACGCTTGCCGTCGAGACGCTTACATCGCACTGGCAGCACGCGCTCGAAATTATGGCGGATGTTACGCAGAACGCGACATTCCCGCAGCAGGAATTCGAGCGCGTTCGCAGCGAGCGCCTGACCGACCTCAGCCGCATTTCGGACAGCGCGCAGGCGATCGCCGGGCGTGCGTCGCAAGCAATACTGTTCGGCGCGGGCACACGCTACGGGCACCCGATGAGCGGCAACGAAGCGGCGGTCAAGTCGGTCAGCCGCGACGACCTGATGGCACATCACGGCGCGCACTTCGGTCCGGACGGTGCGACGCTGATTCTGGTCGGCGATATACGGCACGACGAGGCGCTTGAGCAGGCTGAGAGCGCGTTTGGCGCGTGGAAGGCTGGTAGCGCGTCCGATTCCGACTCCGGTTCAGACGAGCAGCCTGCGGACGGCACGACCACCATCTACTTAGCGGACAAGCCGGGCGCTCCGCAGTCCGTTATCCGCGCAGGCTACCTGACGATACCACGCCACCATCCGGACTATTTGGCGCTCAACCTGCTGAACTACATCCTCGGCGGGCAGTTCTCCGCGCGCCTGAATATGAACCTGCGACAGGACAAGGGCTATAGCTACGGCTACATGTCCAGCATCGACTGGCTGACGCGGGCGTCGGCGCTCGCGGCTGGCGGATCGGTGCAGACTGAGGTTACGAAGGAATCGGTCGCCGAGACCATAAAGGAGTTCAATGAAATCCGCAGCGCGCGTCCGGTTACGCAGGAAGAGTTCGACGATGCCGTTGGCGGCATACTGCGCGGCTTGCCAAGTCAGTTCGAGACACACGGGCAGATGCTGTCGCAGCTTGTCCGCCTAGTCGCCTTCGATTTGCCGGACGACTACTTCAGCACATACGGAGATGCTGTGTCTAAGCTGACGCTTGCCGATATTCACCGTGTCGCGGAGACGCACATAAAGAGCGGCGCTCTGAAAATCGTAGTCGCTGGCGACGCCGCAACCGTTGAACCTGCGCTGCGCGAATTGGGTTTGCCCATAGTGCACATAGGCTACGAAGGCGCGGAGATAGGCTAG
- a CDS encoding CinA family protein — protein sequence MNVEQVAEMLTAQDRRVSVAEADTCGLLGYLFSTVPGSSRWFPGGVIAYTGGLKQSVLGVPDEVYENKGSVSPEVAIAMAAGARDLTSTDYALSVTGVAGPTGGRPGIPIGTFYIGIAGPDGLEEAERIETGATDRDANKRAAAQAAIDLLGKHLSAG from the coding sequence ATGAATGTAGAACAAGTCGCAGAAATGCTTACGGCGCAGGATAGGCGCGTTTCGGTGGCGGAGGCGGACACTTGCGGGCTACTTGGCTATCTGTTTAGCACCGTGCCGGGCAGCTCTCGCTGGTTTCCGGGAGGCGTTATCGCCTATACGGGCGGGCTGAAGCAGTCCGTTCTCGGCGTGCCGGACGAAGTTTACGAGAACAAGGGCAGCGTCAGCCCGGAGGTCGCTATCGCTATGGCAGCGGGTGCGCGAGACCTTACATCCACGGACTACGCGCTGTCCGTTACGGGCGTAGCCGGTCCGACGGGCGGACGTCCGGGCATTCCGATTGGCACGTTCTACATCGGCATCGCGGGACCGGATGGGCTTGAAGAGGCAGAGCGCATCGAGACTGGCGCGACTGACCGCGACGCGAATAAGCGTGCTGCGGCGCAGGCTGCGATTGACTTGCTCGGGAAGCATTTGTCGGCGGGTTGA
- a CDS encoding DUF3520 domain-containing protein — protein MKEKIRNLSVIGLALAIGLAVVACGSSAAPAPAAPLPPVAPQPPQAAVPAAAAPASMPTVAAVMAAPAAPAPAPAATTAPAPAMMEAEETGEVQKPISRSAAAAAPAAPQSSGGQTAQSQLPPDRKGGQPGATTFADYERTPFVYASDDNVSTFSLDTDRTSYHLALNWAREGYDVEPDSVRAEEWINAFNYGYAQPSQDDSFAVHTDVIPHPLDDRMALARIAFQAPELRDDGRPLNVTLVLDASGSMADGDRVDIAREAAESIRNSLRRDDRIAVVHFTDEVIDKLTVEHSKPDSRDVRRSIDRLDHGGSTNVQAGLDLGVQLAHEARWERPNSHNYVILMSDGVANVDATNPFAILESAGDYDNSNPLRLITIGVGIQNYNDYLLEQLAQHGNGWYRYLDDTGQARATFSRENWLALSIPFADQTRAQVTWNPEVVQSWRIVGYENRVTADENFAQARKEFAEIPSGAATTVFYELELVEYARRGDVLNMGDVEVRWVTPVSNESNRQHAQVLAKYDDAPNDRDGALLELGALVALASDRYSSLPYPDAPYDVHEDLAVLKSDLRDLDRHVGELAAYRDFSFLIEHIARDIPKQASGYSR, from the coding sequence ATGAAGGAGAAGATACGAAATCTGTCAGTTATTGGGCTGGCGTTGGCGATTGGATTGGCTGTGGTGGCATGCGGCAGTTCGGCTGCGCCTGCGCCTGCTGCTCCGTTGCCGCCGGTTGCTCCACAACCTCCACAGGCTGCTGTGCCGGCTGCAGCCGCGCCTGCATCAATGCCAACCGTGGCTGCGGTAATGGCAGCGCCAGCCGCGCCCGCACCTGCCCCGGCAGCTACCACCGCGCCCGCGCCCGCGATGATGGAGGCGGAGGAGACAGGCGAAGTCCAAAAGCCCATATCCAGGTCGGCAGCTGCGGCAGCGCCGGCTGCGCCTCAAAGTTCGGGCGGTCAAACGGCACAGTCACAGTTGCCGCCCGACCGCAAGGGTGGTCAGCCCGGAGCGACGACTTTCGCGGACTACGAGCGCACTCCGTTCGTATATGCGTCCGATGACAACGTTTCGACCTTCAGTCTGGACACCGACCGCACTTCGTATCACCTTGCGCTGAACTGGGCGCGCGAGGGCTACGATGTGGAGCCGGATTCGGTGCGCGCGGAGGAGTGGATAAACGCTTTCAATTACGGGTACGCGCAGCCCTCGCAAGATGACAGCTTCGCGGTGCATACGGATGTCATTCCTCATCCGCTGGACGATCGCATGGCACTGGCGCGCATCGCTTTCCAAGCTCCTGAACTGCGCGATGACGGCAGGCCCCTTAATGTAACGCTGGTGCTGGACGCCTCCGGCTCTATGGCGGATGGGGACAGGGTGGACATCGCGCGAGAAGCCGCTGAGAGCATCCGTAATAGCCTGCGCCGGGACGATCGAATCGCGGTGGTGCATTTCACGGATGAGGTTATCGACAAGCTCACCGTAGAGCATTCGAAACCGGACAGCAGGGATGTGCGCAGGTCTATTGACAGGCTTGACCACGGCGGCTCGACGAATGTTCAGGCCGGGCTTGACCTAGGCGTGCAGTTGGCGCATGAAGCGCGGTGGGAACGTCCTAATTCACATAACTATGTGATACTGATGTCGGACGGAGTGGCAAATGTCGATGCAACGAACCCGTTCGCAATACTGGAGTCTGCCGGAGACTATGACAACAGCAATCCGCTCCGGCTCATCACGATTGGCGTGGGCATACAGAACTACAACGACTACTTGCTTGAGCAGTTGGCGCAGCACGGCAACGGCTGGTATCGCTATCTCGACGACACCGGGCAGGCGCGCGCGACCTTCAGCCGCGAGAACTGGCTTGCGCTGTCGATTCCGTTCGCAGACCAGACGCGAGCGCAGGTTACTTGGAATCCGGAAGTTGTGCAGTCGTGGCGGATCGTAGGATACGAAAACCGAGTAACGGCTGACGAGAATTTCGCGCAGGCGCGCAAGGAATTCGCGGAGATACCTTCCGGCGCTGCGACTACTGTGTTCTATGAGTTGGAGTTGGTAGAGTATGCGAGACGGGGCGATGTACTGAATATGGGAGATGTCGAGGTGCGCTGGGTAACGCCGGTGAGCAACGAATCGAACCGTCAGCACGCGCAAGTACTGGCGAAGTACGACGATGCACCTAACGATAGGGATGGCGCTCTGCTGGAGCTTGGGGCGCTTGTCGCGCTGGCGTCAGACAGGTACAGCAGCCTGCCGTATCCGGATGCGCCGTATGACGTGCATGAAGACCTTGCTGTGCTGAAAAGTGACCTGCGGGACCTTGACAGACACGTCGGGGAACTGGCGGCTTACAGGGACTTCTCGTTCCTAATAGAGCACATCGCGCGGGATATTCCGAAGCAGGCTTCGGGGTATAGCCGTTAG
- the gatC gene encoding Asp-tRNA(Asn)/Glu-tRNA(Gln) amidotransferase subunit GatC yields the protein MAEGTRLTTDEVRHIALLARVGMTDDEVELMRDNLSDILEQFEALSGVDTGDLEPTGHSVDLLSVMRADAARPSFAREDTLANAPNREGDLVRVKAVLE from the coding sequence ATGGCAGAGGGTACGCGGCTGACAACGGACGAAGTGCGGCATATTGCGCTGCTGGCGCGCGTGGGGATGACCGATGACGAGGTGGAGCTGATGCGCGACAATCTGTCGGACATTCTAGAGCAGTTCGAGGCGCTGAGTGGCGTGGATACGGGCGATCTGGAGCCTACCGGACATTCCGTTGACCTGCTGTCCGTGATGCGCGCGGACGCGGCGCGACCATCGTTCGCGCGCGAAGACACGCTCGCCAACGCGCCGAACCGCGAAGGCGACCTGGTGCGTGTGAAGGCGGTATTGGAGTAG
- the gatA gene encoding Asp-tRNA(Asn)/Glu-tRNA(Gln) amidotransferase subunit GatA, with product MSDSWLAGLTAHEARRLLDGGDITSVELTSAVLGRISQVEDSVRAFVTVTEDTAMEQAERADARIAAGDAMPLTGVPMLLKDNMITKGIHTTCSSRMLEHFVPPYDATVTERLYAQGSVLVGKGNLDEFAMGSSNENSAFYPTHNPWSLDRVPGGSSGGPAAAVAADECLFALGSDTGGSIRQPASLCGVVGMKPTYGLVSRFGLVAFASSLDQIGPITKDVRDCAITLSAIAGNDPNDSTSLSLDVPDYTQALGEDLRGLRIGIPVEYFVDGLDAGVESAVRDAMDVLRSLGAEVEETSLPSTPYALAVYYIIAPCEASANLARYDGVKYGFSVQDADGVWDALEKTRQYGFGPEVKRRIMLGTYALSAGYYDAYYLQAQRVRTLIRREFEQAFSQYDAVVMPTSPTVAFKLGEKTADPLQMYLNDILTIPANIAGIPGISVPAGMSDGLPVGMQIMGPALSEETLLRVAYAYEQATNFRATYGTPPL from the coding sequence ATGAGCGATAGCTGGCTTGCCGGGCTTACGGCGCATGAGGCGAGAAGGCTGCTGGACGGCGGCGATATTACATCGGTGGAGCTTACTTCTGCCGTGCTTGGGCGCATCTCGCAGGTGGAAGACAGCGTGAGGGCGTTCGTTACGGTCACCGAAGACACTGCGATGGAGCAGGCAGAGCGTGCGGACGCGCGAATCGCTGCCGGCGACGCCATGCCGCTGACCGGCGTGCCGATGCTGCTCAAGGACAATATGATCACCAAAGGCATCCACACCACTTGTTCGTCGCGCATGCTCGAACACTTCGTGCCGCCATACGACGCGACCGTTACCGAAAGGTTGTACGCACAGGGCTCAGTACTAGTCGGCAAGGGTAATCTCGACGAATTCGCAATGGGTTCGTCGAATGAGAACTCTGCCTTTTATCCCACGCACAACCCGTGGTCGCTCGACCGCGTACCGGGCGGCAGCAGCGGCGGTCCTGCTGCTGCGGTCGCGGCTGACGAATGTCTATTCGCGCTCGGCTCGGACACCGGCGGCAGCATACGGCAGCCGGCATCGCTGTGCGGCGTCGTGGGAATGAAGCCGACATACGGCCTTGTCAGCAGATTCGGACTCGTCGCGTTCGCCAGTTCGCTCGACCAGATAGGCCCGATAACAAAAGACGTGCGAGACTGCGCTATCACGCTAAGCGCCATCGCGGGCAATGACCCCAACGACTCGACATCTCTGAGCTTGGATGTGCCGGACTACACGCAGGCGCTTGGCGAAGACTTGCGCGGGCTGCGGATTGGCATCCCGGTCGAATACTTCGTGGACGGGCTGGACGCCGGCGTGGAGAGCGCGGTGCGAGACGCCATGGATGTGCTGCGTTCGCTAGGTGCTGAGGTGGAAGAGACGTCGCTGCCGAGCACGCCATACGCGCTTGCAGTGTACTACATCATCGCGCCATGCGAGGCATCCGCGAATCTGGCGCGCTATGACGGCGTGAAGTACGGCTTTTCAGTGCAAGATGCGGACGGCGTATGGGACGCGCTGGAAAAGACGCGGCAATATGGCTTTGGCCCCGAGGTCAAGCGGCGCATAATGCTGGGCACATACGCGCTGTCGGCGGGCTATTACGACGCATATTACTTGCAGGCGCAGCGCGTGAGAACGCTGATACGCCGTGAGTTCGAGCAAGCCTTCTCGCAGTACGACGCGGTGGTAATGCCGACATCGCCAACAGTGGCATTCAAGCTTGGTGAGAAAACCGCAGACCCGCTGCAAATGTACCTAAACGACATCCTGACGATCCCCGCGAACATCGCCGGCATACCGGGCATATCCGTGCCGGCAGGAATGTCCGACGGACTGCCCGTAGGCATGCAAATAATGGGCCCCGCCCTAAGCGAAGAAACGCTGCTGCGAGTAGCTTACGCCTACGAACAAGCCACCAACTTCCGCGCCACTTACGGCACGCCCCCGCTGTAA
- a CDS encoding mandelate racemase/muconate lactonizing enzyme family protein, translating to MKITDVECLILDRSFPFVRVHTDEGIVGIGECFRRQPTVIKALVEDLLKPSLVGKDPTETAVRFDDMERAANGYELGGAVWCAISGLDIALWDIKGKALGQPISNLLGGMKRDKIRMYASSMRRDMTPLDEGRRAASFVEQGYSGYKLHSAIPGAMDDARDYTIATVTEVRAAVGDDIDILVDVNGAYSVHHAMEIGKALESLGVFHFEEPRPHYDLEGLATIADALDIPIASGEMIYTQYEYRDLILRGKVDIIQPDIVKAPGFTEFQRIAALCKAFGKPITVHNTQPIISTVAHLHFCAAYADVVPYSQEYNIEPISIRDEIPVLKEPLEVVDGYLAVPTGPGLGVELDEDAVKRLAAR from the coding sequence ATGAAGATCACCGATGTGGAATGCTTGATACTCGACCGCAGTTTCCCGTTCGTGCGCGTCCATACGGACGAGGGCATCGTGGGCATAGGCGAGTGCTTTCGCCGGCAGCCCACCGTCATAAAGGCGCTGGTAGAAGACTTGCTCAAGCCCTCGCTCGTCGGCAAAGACCCCACGGAGACGGCGGTGCGCTTCGACGATATGGAGCGCGCGGCGAATGGGTATGAGCTTGGCGGCGCGGTTTGGTGCGCCATATCGGGCTTGGACATCGCGCTCTGGGACATCAAGGGCAAGGCGCTCGGACAGCCCATATCCAACCTGCTCGGCGGCATGAAGCGCGACAAGATTCGCATGTACGCAAGCTCCATGCGCCGCGATATGACACCGCTCGACGAAGGGCGCAGGGCGGCGTCCTTCGTCGAACAAGGCTATTCCGGATACAAGCTGCACAGCGCAATACCCGGCGCGATGGACGACGCGCGCGACTACACCATCGCCACCGTGACCGAGGTGCGGGCGGCTGTCGGCGATGATATAGACATACTCGTCGATGTGAATGGCGCGTACTCCGTGCACCACGCAATGGAAATCGGCAAGGCACTCGAATCGCTGGGCGTGTTCCACTTTGAAGAGCCGCGACCACACTACGACCTAGAGGGACTTGCGACCATCGCGGACGCTCTCGACATCCCCATCGCGTCGGGCGAGATGATTTACACACAGTACGAATACCGCGACCTGATACTGCGGGGCAAGGTGGACATCATACAGCCGGACATCGTGAAGGCGCCCGGCTTCACCGAATTCCAGCGCATCGCCGCATTGTGCAAGGCGTTTGGCAAGCCTATCACCGTGCACAACACGCAGCCCATCATCAGCACCGTCGCGCACCTACACTTCTGCGCCGCATACGCCGATGTCGTCCCATACTCGCAGGAATACAACATCGAGCCAATCTCCATCCGCGACGAGATCCCCGTGCTGAAAGAGCCTCTGGAAGTCGTTGACGGCTATCTAGCCGTGCCAACGGGGCCCGGTCTCGGCGTTGAACTAGATGAGGATGCGGTGAAGCGGCTGGCGGCGCGGTAG
- a CDS encoding P-II family nitrogen regulator produces MKKVEAIIRPEKLTAVKDSLGEAGYYGLNATQVTGRGGQRGIVHTGRAGQPIVVDMLPKVKLELVVNDSDVDQVVDIIVESARTGEIGDGKIFIQPIEDTIRVRTGERGVDAV; encoded by the coding sequence GTGAAGAAGGTAGAAGCAATCATAAGGCCCGAAAAACTCACTGCCGTGAAGGACTCGCTGGGCGAAGCGGGCTACTACGGACTGAATGCCACGCAGGTTACGGGACGCGGCGGGCAGCGCGGCATCGTGCACACCGGGCGCGCGGGGCAGCCGATCGTCGTGGATATGCTGCCGAAGGTCAAGTTGGAACTGGTGGTGAACGATTCCGATGTCGATCAGGTGGTGGACATCATCGTCGAGTCCGCACGCACCGGCGAGATTGGCGATGGCAAGATATTCATACAGCCCATCGAAGACACCATCAGAGTGCGCACGGGCGAACGCGGTGTTGACGCGGTTTAA